Proteins from a genomic interval of Phenylobacterium sp. LH3H17:
- a CDS encoding fatty acyl-AMP ligase, giving the protein MITPTAPERGLRLADFTTLLEALDFAARGETGVNVYGLRGEFIRALPYSELREAARGAAVRLLGAGLAPGDRVGLIAETDADFVIAFFACQYAGLVPAPLPLPTPLGGREAYVEQIRRMLRTADASGLMGPAAMGAWLTEIAEGQALRFAGALSDLPQGGPADLPAIGPQSPCYLQFSSGSTRFPAGVLVTHRALMANAVAITRDGLHVKPQDRACSWLPLYHDMGLVGFLLSPLTAQMSVDLLPTGAFVRRPLKWLELMAANGATISYSPTFGYELCARRAENARPEGLDLSAWRVAGLGGDMIRTPPLKQFAERFAHAGFSPNAYVASYGMAEATLALTMAPLGRGLVAESLDVGRLERDGLAVASNQAGRVRDFARCGPALPGHELQVRDDDGEVLPERTVGRVFARGPSLMEGYFRQPEATHQALSTDGWLDTGDLGYLSQGEIVLTGRIKDLIILNGRNIWPQDLEWTAEAEIAALRSGDVAAFSAPGDGEEAVIVLVQCRSSDPETRETLAREVTDLLRLRHGVEAEVNLVGGHALPQTSSGKLSRSRAKAGYLAGLAATEPA; this is encoded by the coding sequence TCGAAGCGCTGGACTTCGCGGCGCGCGGCGAAACGGGGGTTAATGTCTACGGCCTGCGAGGCGAGTTCATCCGCGCCCTGCCCTACAGCGAGTTGCGCGAGGCCGCCCGCGGGGCCGCGGTGCGACTGCTGGGCGCGGGTCTTGCGCCGGGCGACCGGGTCGGGCTGATCGCCGAGACCGACGCCGACTTCGTCATCGCCTTCTTCGCCTGCCAGTATGCGGGCCTGGTTCCCGCGCCGCTGCCCCTGCCGACACCCCTGGGCGGCCGGGAGGCCTATGTCGAGCAGATCCGCCGGATGCTGCGGACCGCCGACGCCAGCGGGCTGATGGGCCCCGCCGCCATGGGCGCCTGGCTGACCGAGATCGCCGAGGGCCAGGCCCTGCGCTTCGCCGGCGCCCTCTCCGACCTCCCGCAAGGCGGACCGGCGGACCTGCCCGCCATCGGGCCGCAAAGCCCCTGCTATTTGCAGTTTTCGTCGGGCAGCACCCGGTTTCCGGCGGGGGTCCTGGTGACGCACCGCGCGCTCATGGCCAACGCCGTGGCCATCACCCGCGACGGCCTGCACGTGAAGCCGCAGGACAGAGCCTGTTCCTGGCTGCCGCTCTACCACGACATGGGGCTGGTCGGGTTCCTGCTGAGCCCGCTCACCGCCCAGATGAGCGTCGACCTCCTGCCGACCGGCGCCTTCGTCCGCCGCCCGCTCAAGTGGCTGGAACTGATGGCCGCCAACGGCGCCACCATCTCCTATAGCCCCACCTTCGGCTACGAACTCTGCGCGCGGCGAGCCGAGAACGCCCGGCCTGAAGGCCTCGACCTTTCGGCCTGGCGGGTCGCCGGCCTCGGCGGCGACATGATCCGCACCCCACCCCTGAAGCAGTTCGCCGAACGGTTCGCGCATGCGGGCTTCTCGCCCAACGCCTATGTGGCCAGCTACGGCATGGCCGAGGCGACCCTGGCGTTGACCATGGCGCCGCTGGGCCGAGGCCTCGTCGCCGAGAGTCTCGATGTCGGGCGCCTCGAGCGCGACGGCCTGGCCGTGGCCTCGAACCAGGCCGGGCGAGTCCGCGACTTCGCCCGCTGCGGCCCAGCCTTGCCCGGTCACGAGTTGCAGGTCCGCGACGATGACGGCGAGGTGCTGCCCGAGCGCACGGTCGGCCGGGTCTTCGCCCGGGGGCCCAGCCTCATGGAGGGCTACTTCCGCCAGCCGGAGGCCACCCATCAGGCGCTCTCGACCGACGGCTGGCTCGACACCGGCGACCTGGGCTACCTCTCGCAGGGCGAGATCGTGCTGACCGGCCGCATCAAGGACCTGATCATCCTCAACGGCCGCAACATCTGGCCGCAGGACCTGGAATGGACCGCCGAGGCCGAGATCGCGGCCCTGCGCAGCGGCGATGTCGCGGCCTTCTCCGCGCCCGGCGACGGCGAGGAGGCGGTGATCGTCCTCGTCCAGTGCCGCAGCAGCGATCCGGAAACCCGCGAGACCCTCGCGCGCGAGGTGACCGACCTGCTCCGGCTGCGCCACGGGGTCGAGGCCGAGGTCAATCTGGTGGGCGGCCACGCCCTGCCGCAGACCTCATCGGGGAAACTCAGCCGTTCGCGGGCGAAGGCCGGCTATCTGGCGGGGCTGGCGGCGACGGAGCCCGCCTGA
- a CDS encoding diacylglycerol kinase family protein yields the protein MARALTTVGVVRNPRSHGNRGRASGAPEGLNWAEPETPQALLLDMKRFAAAGVDLVVIDGGDGTVREVLSALPEAYGDRPPVLAVLASGKTNVLALDLGAGRDWTLAEVLRRAAASAPSLKSRAPLEVTWAGQAPVRGFILGLGAFARATQMSKAVHRMGAYHSLSVALTLAGAALGTLFDTKGSPWRRGVGAAVTVDGAAQPAGRRFVLIATALKRLPFGLQPFGPPREGMKVLDVDAPPRGLLAALPVVLAGRGDAWLAARGYRRSLSDRLDLRVDEPIVIDGEVFPGGEISVRLGAPLRFLVP from the coding sequence GTGGCTCGCGCGTTGACCACGGTCGGGGTGGTGCGCAATCCGCGCAGCCACGGCAATCGCGGGCGGGCGTCCGGCGCCCCCGAGGGCCTGAACTGGGCCGAGCCGGAGACACCGCAAGCCCTGCTCCTGGACATGAAACGCTTCGCCGCCGCCGGTGTGGATCTGGTCGTGATCGACGGCGGCGACGGAACGGTCCGCGAGGTGCTGAGCGCCCTGCCGGAGGCCTATGGGGACCGGCCGCCTGTCCTGGCGGTGCTGGCCTCGGGCAAGACCAACGTACTGGCCCTCGACCTGGGCGCAGGCCGCGACTGGACGCTTGCCGAGGTGCTGCGCCGCGCCGCCGCGTCCGCGCCGTCCCTGAAGTCGCGCGCGCCCCTGGAGGTGACCTGGGCCGGCCAGGCCCCGGTGCGGGGTTTCATCCTCGGTCTCGGAGCCTTCGCCCGGGCCACCCAGATGTCGAAGGCGGTCCACCGCATGGGCGCCTATCACAGCCTGTCGGTGGCCCTCACCCTGGCTGGGGCGGCGCTCGGGACCCTGTTCGACACCAAGGGAAGCCCGTGGCGACGTGGCGTCGGGGCCGCCGTGACCGTTGACGGCGCGGCCCAGCCGGCCGGCCGGCGTTTCGTGCTGATCGCCACGGCCTTGAAGCGGCTTCCCTTCGGCCTGCAGCCTTTCGGACCGCCTCGAGAGGGGATGAAGGTCCTGGACGTGGACGCCCCGCCGCGCGGATTGCTGGCGGCGCTTCCGGTCGTCCTGGCCGGACGGGGCGATGCGTGGCTGGCCGCCAGGGGTTACCGCCGGAGCTTGTCGGATCGGCTGGACCTGCGGGTCGACGAGCCCATCGTCATCGACGGCGAGGTCTTTCCCGGCGGCGAGATCTCTGTGCGCCTCGGCGCGCCGCTGCGGTTTCTCGTCCCATGA
- a CDS encoding DUF2141 domain-containing protein yields the protein MKVRTGLSGAVLAGLMSMAPPAAAAAAECAGKPSANRLTVEVTGLRAAQGQVAVTLYPDDGRRFLAPRGKLARQRVVARSPVAQACFWLPQPGVYAVAVYHDANADEDFNRSRTNGMPIEGFGFSNDAPTKIGLPEFAKVRFRARAGESSIRIALRYLR from the coding sequence ATGAAAGTCCGAACCGGCCTTAGCGGCGCGGTCCTCGCCGGTCTGATGTCCATGGCGCCGCCCGCTGCGGCGGCAGCGGCCGAATGCGCGGGCAAGCCAAGCGCCAATCGGCTCACGGTCGAGGTCACCGGCCTGCGCGCCGCCCAGGGCCAGGTCGCGGTGACCCTCTATCCGGACGACGGCCGCCGGTTCCTCGCCCCGCGGGGCAAGCTGGCGCGGCAGAGGGTCGTGGCGCGGTCGCCTGTCGCCCAGGCCTGTTTCTGGCTGCCGCAGCCCGGGGTCTACGCTGTCGCCGTCTATCACGACGCCAACGCCGACGAGGATTTCAACCGCAGTCGGACCAATGGCATGCCCATCGAGGGGTTCGGATTCTCCAACGACGCCCCGACCAAGATCGGCCTTCCGGAATTCGCCAAGGTGCGATTCCGCGCCCGGGCCGGCGAGAGTTCGATCCGGATCGCCCTGCGCTACCTGCGCTGA
- a CDS encoding LptF/LptG family permease, whose protein sequence is MSARRPFHVPPGLSLIDRYVLRLTTGPMVGCLAVTLVALLLERALRLLDLLSQSSDRFGFVVQLTGQLVPHYFGLALPVAFFVALFIVITRLSDGSETDALLAAGVSLTRLAAPFVGLGLVLTLVSLVVFGYLQPSSRYAYRAVMHAAANAGWNGELQAGAFATEDNLIMTADTADPEGRELGRLFIRRITPEGREEVITAGSADLQVSPDRKTVTLRLHNGRRTLEGRDGAFDIVEFETFVAQAPLAGSSALMRARGGDERELTLGELYARAKADDGLLPRATLLAELYGRLARALFLPFLPMIAFPLGLAAKRGRRAPGLIFAGVLLLAFQHSLQLGQSLAEAGRLPAFAAIWTPFALFTGFGVWMFMGSRNRPGETPISLMIGMVSHHTNEALARVRLRRAGAA, encoded by the coding sequence GTGAGCGCGCGGCGACCATTCCATGTTCCCCCCGGTCTGTCGCTGATCGACCGCTACGTGCTGCGCCTGACCACGGGGCCCATGGTGGGCTGCCTGGCGGTGACCCTGGTCGCCCTGCTGCTGGAACGGGCCCTGCGCCTGCTGGACCTGCTTTCCCAGAGCAGCGATCGGTTCGGGTTCGTGGTCCAGCTCACCGGCCAGCTGGTGCCGCACTATTTCGGCCTGGCCCTGCCCGTCGCCTTCTTCGTCGCCCTGTTCATCGTCATCACCCGGCTCAGCGACGGGTCCGAGACCGACGCCCTGCTGGCCGCAGGAGTGTCGCTGACCCGCCTGGCCGCGCCCTTCGTCGGGCTCGGCCTGGTGCTTACCCTGGTCAGCCTGGTGGTGTTCGGCTACCTGCAGCCCTCCAGCCGCTATGCCTACCGTGCGGTGATGCACGCCGCGGCCAACGCCGGCTGGAACGGCGAACTGCAGGCCGGCGCCTTCGCCACCGAGGACAACCTGATCATGACGGCCGACACGGCCGATCCGGAGGGCCGCGAACTGGGCCGGCTGTTCATCCGCCGGATCACGCCGGAGGGCCGCGAGGAAGTCATCACCGCCGGATCCGCCGATCTCCAGGTCTCGCCCGACCGCAAGACGGTGACCCTGCGGCTGCACAATGGCCGGCGCACCCTGGAGGGCCGCGACGGCGCGTTCGACATCGTCGAGTTCGAGACCTTCGTCGCCCAGGCGCCCCTGGCCGGCTCCAGCGCCCTCATGCGGGCCCGCGGCGGCGACGAGCGCGAGTTGACGCTGGGCGAACTCTATGCCCGCGCCAAGGCCGACGACGGCCTGCTGCCCCGCGCCACCTTGCTGGCCGAGCTGTACGGGCGGCTGGCGCGAGCCCTGTTCCTGCCGTTCCTGCCGATGATCGCCTTTCCCCTGGGGCTGGCCGCCAAGCGCGGACGTCGCGCGCCGGGTCTGATCTTCGCCGGCGTCCTGCTGCTGGCCTTCCAGCACTCCCTGCAGCTTGGCCAGAGCCTGGCCGAGGCTGGCCGCCTGCCGGCCTTCGCGGCGATCTGGACGCCCTTCGCGCTGTTCACCGGATTTGGCGTCTGGATGTTCATGGGCAGCCGCAATCGACCGGGCGAGACCCCCATCAGCCTGATGATCGGCATGGTCAGTCATCACACGAACGAAGCCCTGGCCCGCGTCCGGCTCCGACGGGCGGGCGCGGCGTGA
- a CDS encoding HIT family protein, which translates to MSNTTAVNFGYPRTLVAETDHWLVLVRPKQPTFGSLVLVCKEPVTAFSDVSPAGFADLQPVIGGIERLLRAAVDYAKINYLMLMMVDPDVHFHVIPRYEGERVHGGQAFPDAGWPGVPALASAVELGDEALLALTATLRDAWSAA; encoded by the coding sequence ATGAGCAATACGACAGCGGTGAATTTCGGCTACCCACGAACTCTGGTGGCCGAAACAGACCATTGGCTGGTCCTCGTGCGACCCAAGCAGCCGACATTTGGGTCCCTGGTGCTCGTGTGCAAGGAGCCCGTCACCGCCTTCTCGGACGTCAGCCCGGCTGGATTCGCCGATTTGCAGCCCGTCATCGGCGGAATCGAGCGGCTGCTGAGGGCGGCTGTCGACTACGCCAAGATCAACTATCTCATGCTGATGATGGTCGATCCCGACGTCCACTTCCACGTGATTCCCCGTTACGAGGGTGAGCGCGTACACGGCGGACAGGCTTTCCCGGACGCGGGCTGGCCGGGCGTTCCGGCGCTGGCGAGCGCGGTGGAGCTCGGTGACGAAGCCCTCCTGGCGCTGACCGCGACCTTGCGCGACGCGTGGTCGGCCGCGTGA
- a CDS encoding LptF/LptG family permease: protein MKLRLYILRIVLLRVLAAGAVLLAILQILDLLDVTTDILERGLGVAGVVYHATLRLPRLVEQVAPLSVLAGGLFAFAQLAREQAVIAMRAAGVSSYRLLEMAVPAALVIVMLHFAAAELIAPRTDAALETWWKASEPGVPADPSPRAFRSGAEIVVARPGDGAGERLNDVRIYRRDAQGRVSERIEAASATYAEGVWRLHEPRMLRFTPDQALASSAAELGWRSRLQPADVRSLLSPAQAPSAASARRALEGGGSERPDSYYAVRVHRAFAAPIGVLVMLLLAAPVALGNFRTREGAVLTVAALAAGLSFLVADGLLTALGESAALSPLLAAWTAPAVFAALAGTALLRMEG from the coding sequence GTGAAGCTTCGCCTCTATATCCTGCGCATTGTCCTGCTGCGGGTCCTCGCGGCCGGCGCCGTCCTGCTGGCGATCCTGCAGATCCTCGACCTGCTGGACGTGACGACCGACATCCTGGAGCGCGGCCTGGGCGTGGCCGGCGTGGTCTATCACGCCACCCTGCGCCTGCCCCGGCTGGTGGAGCAGGTCGCGCCCCTGAGCGTGCTGGCGGGCGGCCTGTTCGCCTTCGCCCAGCTCGCCCGCGAACAGGCGGTGATCGCCATGCGCGCGGCCGGGGTCTCCAGCTACCGGCTGCTGGAGATGGCGGTCCCGGCCGCCTTGGTCATCGTGATGCTGCACTTCGCCGCCGCCGAGCTGATCGCACCGCGCACCGACGCGGCGCTGGAGACCTGGTGGAAGGCCAGCGAGCCGGGAGTCCCGGCCGACCCGTCCCCGCGCGCCTTCCGATCCGGAGCCGAGATCGTGGTGGCGAGGCCGGGCGACGGGGCCGGCGAGCGGCTGAACGATGTGCGCATCTATCGCCGTGACGCCCAGGGTCGGGTTTCCGAACGCATCGAGGCGGCCTCCGCGACGTATGCCGAAGGCGTCTGGCGCCTGCACGAGCCGCGGATGTTGCGCTTCACCCCCGACCAGGCCCTGGCCTCCTCGGCCGCGGAGCTCGGCTGGCGCTCCCGCCTGCAACCGGCCGATGTCCGCTCGCTGCTGTCGCCCGCCCAGGCCCCCAGCGCCGCCAGCGCGCGGCGGGCGCTGGAGGGCGGGGGCTCGGAGCGTCCGGACAGCTATTACGCCGTGCGCGTGCACCGCGCCTTCGCCGCCCCGATCGGGGTGCTGGTCATGCTGCTGCTCGCCGCGCCGGTGGCGCTCGGAAATTTCCGCACCCGAGAGGGAGCGGTGCTGACCGTGGCGGCCCTGGCCGCGGGCCTGAGTTTCCTGGTGGCGGACGGCCTGTTGACGGCGCTAGGCGAGAGCGCGGCGCTCAGCCCCCTGCTCGCGGCCTGGACGGCGCCGGCCGTCTTCGCCGCCCTGGCCGGAACGGCCTTGCTGCGGATGGAAGGATGA
- a CDS encoding CDP-alcohol phosphatidyltransferase family protein, with protein MTNTHDGVGAAEPSALAVGSGSVRIWGMSSAERLQRIFRRLGLEAVRGASSLVAADARWVFDEALLRALARRPRVVLVDDEGVPAAVHAVGDAVARLEAGEDIATAAADYPRLTASELGDAYNSELRKREPPILRRLTQGDVRAVEKRLFQGSYKGVTDLVTKYVWPAPARVVTRWCAVAGITPNQVTFASFLLVLAAFWLFWAGHFGWGLVAAWAMTFLDTVDGKLARVTLTSSKLGNVFDHGIDLIHPPFWWWAWLVGVQAGPHPLPGSTLILGVIVGGYVLQRMLEGVFLARFKVEMHAWRPFDSFFRLITARRNPNLLLLTPAALVGRPDVGLALVAVWTGLSLLVHLVQVLQALATPRGQVASWLAR; from the coding sequence TTGACGAATACACACGACGGCGTCGGCGCGGCCGAGCCCAGCGCCCTGGCAGTCGGTTCCGGAAGCGTCCGGATCTGGGGCATGAGCTCGGCCGAACGGCTGCAGCGGATCTTTCGCCGGCTGGGCCTCGAGGCGGTCCGGGGCGCCTCGAGCCTGGTGGCCGCAGACGCCCGCTGGGTGTTCGACGAGGCGTTGCTGCGGGCCCTGGCCAGGCGGCCGCGGGTGGTCCTGGTGGACGACGAGGGGGTTCCGGCCGCCGTGCATGCTGTCGGCGACGCGGTTGCGCGGCTGGAGGCCGGCGAGGACATCGCCACGGCCGCGGCGGACTATCCGCGCCTGACCGCTTCGGAGCTGGGCGACGCCTACAATAGTGAGCTTCGCAAGCGCGAGCCGCCGATCCTTCGCCGGCTGACGCAGGGCGATGTCCGGGCGGTCGAGAAGCGGCTGTTCCAGGGCTCGTACAAGGGCGTCACCGACCTGGTGACCAAATACGTCTGGCCGGCGCCGGCGCGGGTGGTGACCCGCTGGTGCGCCGTGGCCGGGATCACCCCGAACCAGGTGACCTTCGCGAGCTTCCTGCTGGTCCTGGCGGCGTTCTGGCTGTTCTGGGCGGGGCACTTCGGCTGGGGGCTCGTGGCGGCCTGGGCGATGACCTTCCTCGACACGGTGGACGGCAAGCTGGCCCGGGTGACCCTCACCTCGTCGAAGCTGGGCAACGTCTTCGACCATGGCATCGACCTGATCCATCCGCCCTTCTGGTGGTGGGCCTGGCTGGTGGGCGTACAGGCTGGACCCCATCCCCTGCCAGGTTCGACGCTCATCCTGGGCGTGATCGTCGGCGGATATGTCCTGCAACGGATGCTGGAAGGTGTGTTTCTGGCGCGCTTCAAGGTGGAGATGCACGCCTGGAGGCCTTTCGACAGCTTCTTCCGGCTGATCACCGCGCGCCGCAATCCAAACCTGCTGCTGCTGACCCCGGCCGCTCTGGTGGGTCGCCCCGATGTCGGACTGGCCCTGGTGGCGGTCTGGACCGGGCTCAGCCTGCTGGTCCATCTCGTCCAGGTGCTGCAGGCCCTGGCCACCCCCCGCGGCCAGGTTGCGTCGTGGCTCGCGCGTTGA
- a CDS encoding NAD(P)-dependent oxidoreductase, which yields MAERLAAVTGATGFLGRHLVRELTARGWRVRILARRDPIHPLWRDLGIEVVPGDLTDDAALSALCRDAEVVVHGAGLIKARDRRAFFAVNVEGAERLARHTPAAMVLVSSLAAREPGLSDYAASKRGGENAARAHLGPRLNIARPPALYGPDDAETLPLFRLAASSPVLPLFDPKARLAMMHVVDAARQIAALAEKPTGFSVTLSDHRPEGYGWREILQTAAAAFGAQPRFVRTPGLLLTALAAGGRVAQGLGVPEILSPGKVRELRHLDWSVRADEQPLDLPAPLFDLAQGFLNTVEGYKTGGVMFGRAHRRAKDAAVPLGGTA from the coding sequence GTGGCCGAGCGGCTGGCCGCGGTCACCGGAGCGACGGGCTTCCTCGGGCGCCATCTGGTTCGGGAACTCACTGCGCGCGGCTGGCGCGTACGCATCCTGGCCCGGCGCGATCCGATCCATCCACTCTGGCGCGACCTTGGGATCGAGGTGGTCCCGGGCGACCTCACCGACGACGCGGCGCTCTCCGCCCTCTGCCGTGACGCGGAGGTGGTGGTTCACGGCGCGGGGCTGATCAAGGCGCGCGACCGCCGCGCCTTTTTCGCCGTCAATGTGGAGGGCGCCGAGCGCCTGGCCCGACATACGCCGGCCGCCATGGTGCTGGTCTCCAGCCTCGCCGCCCGCGAACCCGGCTTGTCCGACTACGCCGCCAGCAAGCGCGGAGGCGAGAACGCAGCGCGCGCCCACCTCGGCCCGCGCCTCAACATCGCCCGACCCCCGGCGCTTTACGGACCGGACGACGCCGAGACCCTGCCGCTCTTCCGCCTCGCCGCCTCCAGCCCGGTGCTGCCGCTGTTCGACCCCAAGGCGCGCCTGGCCATGATGCATGTGGTCGACGCCGCGCGACAGATCGCCGCCCTGGCCGAGAAGCCGACCGGTTTCAGCGTCACCCTGTCCGACCACCGCCCGGAGGGCTACGGCTGGCGCGAGATCCTGCAGACCGCCGCGGCGGCGTTCGGAGCGCAGCCACGGTTCGTCCGCACGCCGGGGCTGCTTCTGACCGCGCTGGCCGCCGGAGGTCGGGTTGCGCAAGGCCTGGGCGTCCCGGAGATTCTCAGCCCCGGCAAGGTCCGCGAACTCCGGCATCTCGACTGGTCGGTCCGGGCCGACGAGCAGCCGCTCGATCTTCCGGCGCCCCTCTTCGATCTCGCGCAGGGCTTCCTAAATACGGTCGAAGGGTACAAGACGGGTGGCGTCATGTTTGGTAGAGCACATAGGCGCGCCAAGGATGCCGCGGTTCCGCTCGGCGGAACGGCCTAA
- a CDS encoding pyridoxal phosphate-dependent aminotransferase family protein: MALLDRHAASRDRYEALRQASADPFGVRFDEVISPTEGVVEGRRTILLGTNNYLGLTFDPECVEDSVRAVRERGTGTTGSRIANGSYEGHLELESALKTYYGRKHAMVFTTGYQANLGLLSSLVGRGDHLILDADSHASIYDGARLGHAEVTRFRHNDPEDLYKRLKRLKDTPGEKLIVVEGIYSMVGDVAPLREIAAIKREMGAYLVVDEAHSMGVLGETGRGLAEEAGVEADVDVVVGTFSKSLGSVGGFCVADMDDFDVLRIVCRPYMFTASLPPAVIASTVTALRRLQEQPELRLRLHANARRLYDGLTAMGLATGPTCSPIVAVTMPDQAAAIAMWNGLLQNGVYLNLALPPATPDNRPLLRSSISAAHTPEQIDQVIAVMGRVASQLGLLGAEPRRAKG; the protein is encoded by the coding sequence ATGGCCTTGCTCGACAGACACGCGGCGTCGCGCGACCGCTACGAAGCGCTCCGCCAGGCGTCGGCCGACCCGTTCGGCGTCCGCTTCGACGAGGTGATCTCGCCGACCGAGGGCGTCGTCGAGGGGCGGCGCACCATCCTGCTCGGCACCAACAACTATCTCGGCCTGACCTTCGACCCCGAATGCGTCGAGGATTCCGTGCGCGCCGTGCGCGAGCGCGGCACCGGGACCACCGGCTCGCGGATCGCCAACGGCAGCTATGAGGGCCATCTCGAACTCGAGTCGGCGCTGAAGACCTACTACGGCCGCAAGCACGCCATGGTCTTCACCACCGGCTACCAGGCCAATCTCGGCCTGCTCTCCAGCCTGGTCGGCCGCGGCGACCACCTGATCCTCGACGCCGACAGCCACGCCAGCATCTATGACGGCGCGCGGCTGGGCCATGCCGAGGTCACCCGTTTCCGCCACAACGACCCCGAGGACCTCTACAAGCGCCTGAAGCGCCTGAAGGACACGCCCGGCGAGAAGCTGATCGTGGTCGAGGGCATCTATTCCATGGTCGGTGACGTCGCGCCGCTGCGCGAGATCGCCGCCATCAAGCGCGAGATGGGCGCTTATCTGGTGGTCGACGAAGCCCACTCCATGGGCGTGCTCGGCGAAACCGGCCGCGGCCTGGCCGAGGAGGCCGGCGTCGAGGCCGACGTCGACGTGGTGGTCGGCACCTTCTCCAAGAGCCTGGGCTCGGTCGGGGGCTTCTGCGTGGCCGACATGGACGATTTCGACGTCCTGCGGATCGTCTGCCGCCCCTACATGTTCACCGCCTCGCTGCCGCCGGCGGTGATCGCGTCGACCGTCACCGCTCTGCGTCGCCTGCAGGAACAACCGGAACTGCGCCTCCGCCTCCACGCCAATGCGCGGCGGCTATATGACGGCCTCACAGCCATGGGCCTGGCCACCGGCCCGACCTGCAGCCCGATCGTCGCGGTGACCATGCCCGACCAGGCCGCCGCCATCGCCATGTGGAACGGCCTGCTGCAGAACGGGGTCTATCTGAACCTGGCCCTGCCGCCGGCCACGCCGGATAACCGCCCGCTCCTGCGCAGCAGTATCAGCGCGGCCCACACGCCCGAGCAGATCGACCAGGTCATCGCGGTCATGGGACGAGTCGCCAGCCAACTCGGTCTGCTGGGCGCCGAACCCCGCCGGGCCAAGGGGTAG
- a CDS encoding metallophosphoesterase yields the protein MPPYRLAHLSDPHLPPPADALGWRDLGSKRLLSAIAWRRKGSGHQPAVLQALIDDVARHAPDHIAVTGDLTNFSSPAEYAAARTWLQTLGAAADVTLSPGNHDALVRAEGPSAFEPWREWLGDSPQIAFPALRERGPLAVINLCSATPTAPWLASGRLGGAQLERLAQILAGLAGRDLYRVLTLHHPPAAGVVSGRKALEDAGALRALLAVHGVDLVLHGHAHEAAVSAIPGPHGPIPVLGVPSASAVGSGRHAPARWHSIEFSAERRMRVVARGLSAVTGAFESLGDYMLQAPQRR from the coding sequence TTGCCCCCCTATCGCCTCGCACATCTTTCCGACCCGCACCTTCCCCCGCCCGCGGACGCGCTCGGCTGGCGCGATCTGGGCTCCAAGCGGCTGCTCAGCGCCATCGCCTGGCGGCGCAAGGGCTCCGGGCACCAGCCCGCCGTGCTGCAGGCCCTGATCGACGACGTCGCCCGCCATGCTCCCGACCACATCGCCGTCACCGGCGACCTGACCAATTTCTCAAGCCCCGCCGAATATGCCGCGGCCCGAACCTGGCTCCAGACCCTCGGCGCGGCGGCCGACGTGACCCTCAGCCCGGGCAATCACGACGCCCTGGTGAGGGCCGAGGGGCCGAGCGCCTTCGAGCCCTGGCGCGAATGGCTCGGCGACTCGCCGCAGATCGCCTTCCCCGCCCTGCGCGAACGCGGGCCGCTGGCCGTGATCAACCTCTGTTCGGCGACCCCGACCGCGCCCTGGCTGGCCAGCGGCCGGTTGGGAGGCGCGCAGCTCGAGCGCCTGGCGCAGATCCTGGCAGGCTTGGCCGGGCGCGACCTCTATCGCGTGCTGACCCTCCACCATCCGCCCGCCGCCGGGGTGGTCTCCGGCCGCAAGGCGCTGGAGGACGCCGGCGCGCTACGCGCGCTCCTGGCCGTTCACGGGGTCGACCTGGTGCTCCACGGTCACGCCCACGAGGCGGCCGTCAGCGCCATCCCAGGCCCGCACGGCCCGATCCCGGTGCTTGGCGTTCCCTCCGCCTCCGCGGTAGGCAGCGGCCGCCATGCGCCGGCGCGCTGGCACAGCATCGAGTTTTCCGCCGAACGAAGGATGCGGGTCGTCGCCCGTGGCCTCTCGGCCGTCACCGGCGCCTTCGAGTCCCTCGGCGATTACATGCTGCAAGCGCCTCAGCGCAGGTAG
- a CDS encoding acyl carrier protein, translating into MQLVTDLTVLEVARAAEVVLERSVHVTAASDISRDLAVDSLALMNIVMELEDRFDISIPIDRLSEVQTVGDLASLIDNIRKKA; encoded by the coding sequence ATGCAGCTTGTGACAGATCTTACCGTGCTCGAGGTCGCGCGCGCCGCCGAGGTCGTGCTGGAACGCAGCGTCCACGTGACGGCAGCCTCGGACATCTCCCGCGACCTCGCCGTTGATTCCCTGGCGCTCATGAACATCGTCATGGAGCTCGAGGATCGTTTCGACATCTCCATTCCCATCGACCGGCTGAGCGAAGTTCAGACCGTGGGCGACCTCGCGTCGCTGATCGACAACATTCGAAAGAAAGCTTGA